The following are encoded together in the Paludisphaera mucosa genome:
- a CDS encoding ANTAR domain-containing response regulator, with the protein MIRSLRIAVADDERDMRDYFQAILPRLGHVVVAAASDGAELIAACRAATPDLIITDVKMPVMDGIEAARRIYEATPIPVILVSAHHDAEVLERAEQEHVLAFLVKPIKQADLEPAITVAMSRFEQFQALHKETADLRQALEDRKLIERAKGLLMKRTGLGEHDAFRRLQRLASDHNRKLVEVALMILTADEAFRIDA; encoded by the coding sequence ATGATCCGATCGCTCCGCATCGCCGTCGCAGACGACGAGCGCGACATGCGCGACTACTTCCAGGCGATCCTGCCGCGCCTGGGCCACGTCGTCGTGGCCGCGGCGAGCGACGGCGCGGAGCTGATCGCGGCCTGCCGCGCCGCCACGCCCGACCTGATCATCACCGACGTCAAGATGCCCGTGATGGACGGGATCGAGGCGGCGCGGCGGATCTACGAGGCGACCCCGATCCCCGTCATCCTCGTCTCGGCGCACCACGACGCCGAGGTCCTGGAGCGGGCCGAGCAGGAGCACGTCCTCGCCTTCCTGGTCAAGCCGATCAAGCAGGCCGACCTCGAGCCGGCGATCACCGTCGCCATGAGCCGTTTCGAGCAGTTCCAGGCCCTGCACAAGGAGACCGCCGACCTCCGCCAGGCGCTGGAAGATCGAAAACTCATCGAGAGGGCCAAGGGCCTCCTCATGAAGCGCACGGGCCTCGGCGAGCACGACGCGTTCCGGAGGCTCCAGCGGCTGGCCAGCGACCACAATCGCAAGCTGGTCGAGGTCGCGCTGATGATCCTGACGGCCGACGAGGCCTTCCGCATCGACGCCTGA